The Puntigrus tetrazona isolate hp1 chromosome 3, ASM1883169v1, whole genome shotgun sequence genome contains a region encoding:
- the raver1 gene encoding ribonucleoprotein PTB-binding 1 isoform X1: MAAAVSVSSAARDEKSLTAANFAANPLFKSYDQAAEPETWRFEPAKHVDADTGDEGSPTASDCPRRLDDEPTALGPEEITSRLERTRREFYNRRKIIIKNLPADISNQEVHELLSNYDLKYCFVDKYKGTAFVTLLNGEQAQFAIKEFHQYVLRDREISVQLQPTDALLCIANLPRAFTQQQFEELVRPFGNIERCFLVHSANTGHSKGYGFVEYMKKDSAARAKSELLGKQLGSRMLYVHWTEVGSLTFPMLHSRCLCVDRLPQNILTAQDLHSVLTDTHAPVFCQLAQGQDCNFRRFAVLEFSTPEMAEDVQRLNDGRALGGAHIRVSFCAPGPPGRSMLAALIAAQTMALNRGKGLLPEPSAMQILTGLNNPATLKMLLASLNPGHKQGLLGAAPAVPLLANPALSAALMQLLLQNQVQQTGLLNENPLAALPLQGINMLGDMPQGNIASTLGLQNETLGPIKQPSLSRPLGRENETPATPIGFPPAASPALQGLSLPLLSGMLGADGQTLAGASILGEPPKEVGVSQNPFLSAPSIFPSSGASTRAHPYRKRAALGNTSNQRTNHGIHSNYSLRFQESCTPEFSLHQDPLSHLYEQQEVLEDAALASYGLQHSRHTGFSDAGSPFTYPPSPPQSSYFSFGAHTNIPSTQLNKAVGMPPVTHSSLFSAAPGAGVKTPVGGQKRLFSRLIPSPEPSPEGGYVGQHSQGLGGHYADSYLKRKRIF; the protein is encoded by the exons ATGGCGGCCGCGGTATCCGTTAGCTCAGCTGCCAGAGACGAGAAATCCCTCACTGCTGCCAACTTTGCCGCGAATCCACTCTTTAAAAGTTACGACCAAGCAGCCGAACCCGAAACCTGGAGGTTTGAACCGGCCAAACACGTTGACGCGGACACCGGTGATGAGGGTTCACCGACGGCCAGCGACTGTCCGCGACGGCTCGATGATGAACCGACGGCCCTCGGTCCAGAAGAGATTACTAGTCGTCTGGAAAGAACGAGAAGAGAGTTTTATAATCGGCGAAAAATAATTATCAAGAACCTTCCCGCCGATATCAGCAATCAG gaGGTGCATGAGCTGTTAAGTAACTATGATTTGAAGTACTGCTTTGTGGACAAATACAAAGGAACAG CCTTTGTGACACTGCTGAATGGTGAGCAGGCCCAGTTTGCGATAAAGGAGTTTCACCAATATGTTCTCCGTGACCGTGAGATCTCTGTGCAGCTGCAGCCAACGGACGCTCTGCTGTGTATCGCCAACCTTCCCAGGGCTTTCACCCAGCAACAGTTTGAGGAGCTTGTTCGCCCCTTCGGAAACATTGAGCGCTGCTTCCTGGTGCACAGTGCCAACACGGGCCACTCGAAGGGCTATGGCTTTGTGGAGTACATGAAGAAGGACTCTGCAGCCCGGGCGAAGTCAGAGCTGCTGGGGAAGCAGCTCGGGTCACGAATGCTGTATGTACACTGGACAGAGGTTGGCTCGCTCACGTTTCCCATGCTGCACTCGCGCTGCCTCTGTGTGGACCGACTACCTCAAAACATCCTCACTGCTCAGGATCTCCACAGTGTGCTAACAGACACACACGCTCCCGTTTTCTGCCAG CTTGCTCAGGGTCAGGATTGTAATTTTAGGCGGTTTGCAGTGCTAGAGTTCTCCACGCCTGAGATGGCTGAGGATGTGCAGCGACTGAACGATGGCAGAGCTCTTGGTGGCGCTCACATACGTGTGTCCTTCTGTGCCCCAGGACCACCAGGAAGAAGCATGCTAGCTGCCCTCATCGCCGCACAGACCATG GCCTTGAACAGAGGAAAAGGTCTCCTTCCTGAACCCAGCGCCATGCAGATCCTTACTGGCCTCAACAACCCTGCTACACTGAAGATGCTGCTGGCGTCCCTTAACCCAGGGCATAAACAAG GCCTGCTGGGAGCTGCGCCCGCTGTACCTCTGCTGGCAAATCCTGCCCTCTCTGCTGCCCTCATGCAGCTGCTGCTCCAGAACCAAGTCCAACAG ACTGGACTGCTGAATGAAAATCCTCTCGCTGCTCTTCCTCTTCAAGGCATTAACATGTTAGGAGATATGCCTCAAG GCAATATTGCTTCAACACTGGGCTTGCAGAATGAAACTCTTGGACCCATCAAGCAACCATCCCTCAGCCGACCTCTTGGGAGAGAGAACGAGACCCCAGCCACACCGATAGGCTTTCCCCCGGCAGCCTCTCCGGCATTGCAAGGACTGAGTTTGCCCCTCTTGAGTGGGATGTTGGGAGCAGATGGGCAGACTTTAGCAGGG GCATCTATATTGGGCGAGCCTCCGAAAGAAGTTGGTGTATCCCAGAACCCTTTTCTCAGTGCTCCTAGCATATTTCCATCTTCAG GTGCCAGCACAAGGGCTCACCCCTACAGGAAGAGAGCGGCGCTTGGCAACACGTCTAACCAACGCACAAACCATGGCATCCACTCGAACTACAGCCTGCGTTTCCAGGAGTCTTGTACACCAGAGTTCTCTCTGCACCAG GACCCCTTGTCTCATTTGTATGAGCAGCAGGAGGTTCTGGAAGATGCAGCACTTGCCAGCTATGGCTTGCAG CACTCCAGGCACACAGGCTTCAGCGACGCAGGATCTCCATTCACCTACCCACCCAGCCCCCCTCAGTCCTCTTATTTCAGCTTTGGAGCCCATACAAACATCCCTTCCACCCAGCTAAATAAG gCTGTTGGAATGCCTCCAGTGACTCATTCCAGCCTATTTTCTGCTGCACCTGGCGCCGGtgtgaag ACGCCGGTCGGTGGGCAGAAGCGTCTGTTCTCCCGTCTCATCCCGTCTCCAGAGCCCAGTCCAGAGGGTGGATATGTAGGTCAGCACTCTCAGGGTCTCGGGGGGCACTACGCCGACTCTTACCTGAAACGCAAGCGCATCTTTTGA
- the tyk2 gene encoding non-receptor tyrosine-protein kinase TYK2 gives MSRRGRSKKSKAHAFTGQCEGPGVHVFLFWTKEGERRLTYKEGEVTAEDLTIFAAKTVGITPVCHALFALYDPASSCWYSPNHKFNAEDRSGLLLHFRMRFYFRNWHGLSEKEPVVTRYALRTGTGAESVKSPLLEMTSLEYLFAQAKYDFVNDLTCLDAVRGEEEISRFKNECLGMAVLHLSYTALQSGSSLQDVAKQTSFLHCIPQSFSRQIARDNLLTRFRIRRVFTNFVKTFQQHTVGTGKLGAQEVMYKYISTLERLAPNFGVETFPVFNLDLRADGDGSGSYLNASRTQAPSEEAMNGEATYEIRVSGSAGICWRKTMGQWGNDYIPSQNGEAQPPDEQEMDSWSSFCDFPEISLIAIQGINVCISRQDNMAMNMRLGSSLQARSLVSLLDGYFRLTTDAHHYLCHEVAPPRVVLSETNDLHGPILDEFVLQKLKKEAEEGTFIVRWSVLDYHRIILASLSRTKDGENPIYKQFRITQKGSMFKLEGWDQEFSSIKELTSSLKAFVLKSGEDSFTLKKCCLPRLGELSNLLIMRKGANSSIKTVSEALNLSQLRFHQIKDKDITKEQHLGRGTRTNIYSGWLKVHGSLEEEDDESNNNHRNVKGIRVVLKILDQSHKDIALAFFETASLMNQVSHCHLVFVHGVSVKGSENIMVEEFVEFGPLDVFLHREKARVTPQWKFTVAKQLASALCYLETKRLVHGNVCGKNILVVRKGLEEGTSPFVKLSDPGISLSALSRGERVERIPWIAPECIADGARIGSAADQWSFGATLLEICNNGDLPVSGSTLPEKERFYETQSRLAVPSSQELASFISMCLTYDPAARPSFRTILRELTEIQIKNPDISSECESLPDRDPSIFYKRYLKKIRDLGEGHFGKVMLYVYDPGNDGTGEYVAVKALKQESGSNLHDSWMKEIEILRSLYHNNIVKYKGCCTELGGQVVQLIMEYLPLGSLREYLPKHRLGIAQCLLFAQQICMGMDYLHLKRYVHRDLAARNVLVENEGVVKIGDFGLTKYIPEGEVYYRVREDGDSPVFWYAIECLKESKFSFASDVWSFAVTLYEILTHCNHRQSPPSKFFEMMGLVQGQMTVVKLISLLEKNERLPCPRDCPREVYLLMEQCWDFYPAQRPSFSSLAESLKDILQTYKQQPSVQLAQLNHC, from the exons ATGTCTCGACGAGGACGTTCAAAAAAATCCAAAGCTCACGCATTCACAGGACAGTGTGAGGGTCCAGGGGTCCATGTGTTTCTCTTCTGGACCAAAGAGGGAGAGCGCCGCCTGACTTACAAGGAGGGAGAGGTGACTGCTGAAGATCTGACCATCTTCGCAGCAAAGACTGTGG GGATCACTCCAGTCTGCCATGCCTTGTTTGCGCTGTATGACCCAGCTTCTTCATGTTGGTACAGTCCAAATCACAAATTTAATGCTGAAGACCGCTCTGGCCTTCTGCTGCATTTCCGCATGAG ATTTTACTTCCGTAACTGGCACGGATTAAGTGAAAAGGAACCGGTAGTGACACGGTATGCATTACGGACTGGAACAGGGGCAGAGTCGGTGAAGTCTCCTTTGCTGGAGATGACCTCTCTGGAATACCTCTTTGCTCAG GCGAAATACGATTTTGTGAATGACTTGACATGTTTGGACGCAGTGAGGGGAGAGGAAGAGATCAGTCGCTTTAAGAATGAATGTCTAGGCATGGCTGTGCTTCACCTCTCTTACACAGCACTACAGAGTGGCTCTTCTCTACAGGATGTGGCCAAGCAGACCAG CTTTCTCCATTGCATCCCTCAATCCTTTTCCCGACAAATTGCCCGGGATAACCTCCTGACGAGGTTCCGTATTCGGCGCGTGTTcacaaactttgtgaaaacgtTCCAGCAGCACACGGTGGGAACGGGAAAACTTGGAGCGCAAGAGGTCATGTACAAGTATATATCCACACTGGAGCGGCTGGCACCAAATTTTGGCGTCGAGACCTTCCCTGTGTTCAATCTTGACTTGAGAGCTGATGGAGATGGAAGTGGGTCATACCTCAACGCCTCCCGAACACAAGCTCCCTCTGAGGAAGCTATGAACGGTGAAGCTACTTATGAGATCAGAGTGTCTGGCTCAGCTGGCATATGCTGGAGGAAGACAATGGGTCAGTGG GGAAATGACTATATTCCTAGTCAGAACGGAGAAGCACAGCCTCCCGATGAACAGGAAATGGACAGCTGGAGCAGCTTCTGCGACTTCCCTGAGATCTCTCTTATTGCCATCCAGGGTATAAACGTCTGCATCAGTCGCCAAGACAACATGGCAATG AATATGCGTTTGGGTTCCAGTCTTCAGGCTCGCTCTCTGGTTTCACTGCTGGATGGATATTTCCGCCTCACAACCGACGCACATCATTATCTTTGTCACGAAGTGGCTCCCCCCAGAGTGGTTCTCAGCGAGACCAATGACCTGCACGGTCCCATACT GGATGAGTTTGTGTTACAAAAACTAAAGAAGGAAGCAGAGGAGGGAACGTTTATTGTGCGCTGGAGTGTATTGGATTACCATCGCATAATCCTTGCATCTCTTAGTCGGACAAAG GATGGAGAAAATCCTATATACAAGCAGTTCAGAATTACACAGAAGGGCTCCATGTTCAAACTGGAAGGCTGGGATCAGGAGTTCTCCAGCATAAAGGAGCTCACCAGTAGCTTAAAGGCCTTCGTGCTGAAGTCTGGAGAAGACAGCTTCACTTTGAAGAAGTGCTGCCTGCCCAGACTAGGAG AGCTATCAAACCTTCTCATAATGAGAAAGGGTGCCAACAGTAGCATTAAAACGGTCTCTGAAGCCCTAAACCTAAGCCAGCTGCGGTTCCATCAAATTAAGGACAAGGATATTACAAAA GAGCAGCACTTGGGACGAGGGACCAGGACTAATATTTATTCAGGCTGGCTGAAGGTTCACGGCTCACTAGAGGAAGAAGACGACGAGTCTAATAACAATCACCGCAATGTGAAAGGCATCCGAGTTGTCCTTAAAATTCTGGACCAGAGCCACAAGGATATAGCACTA GCATTCTTTGAGACGGCTAGTCTAATGAATCAGGTGTCACACTGTCATCTGGTCTTTGTTCATGGAGTTTCAGTCAAGGGATCTGAGA ACATTATGGTGGAGGAGTTTGTGGAGTTCGGCCCATTAGACGTGTTCCTGCACAGAGAAAAGGCGCGTGTCACTCCTCAGTGGAAGTTCACTGTGGCTAAACAGCTTGCCAGCGCTCTTTGCTATCTT GAGACAAAGCGTTTGGTCCATGGAAATGTCTGTGGCAAGAATATTCTGGTGGTCAGGAAGGGTTTGGAGGAGGGCACGTCCCCGTTTGTGAAGCTTAGTGACCCTGGCATTTCTCTGTCGGCTCTGTCTCGTGGAG AGCGCGTGGAGCGCATCCCGTGGATCGCTCCGGAGTGTATAGCCGACGGGGCCCGTATAGGAAGTGCAGCAGACCAGTGGAGCTTCGGGGCGACTCTGTTGGAAATCTGCAACAATGGAGATCTTCCTGTCAGCGGGAGCACACTGCCCGAG AAAGAGCGATTCTATGAGACGCAGAGTCGCTTGGCTGTGCCGTCCTCTCAGGAGCTGGCGAGCTTTATCAGCATGTGTCTGACCTACGACCCAGCTGCACGGCCCTCTTTCCGGACCATTCTGCGAGAGCTAACAGAGATTCAGATTAAAA ATCCAGACATTTCATCCGAATGCGAGTCGCTCCCAGACAGAGACCCCAGTATTTTTTACAAACGTTACCTGAAGAAGATCAGAGATCTGGGAGAG GGACATTTTGGGAAAGTGATGCTGTACGTCTATGACCCTGGCAATGATGGAACGGGAGAGTATGTGGCTGTGAAGGCCTTGAAACAAGAAAGTGGAAGTAACCTCCATGATTCCTGGATGAAGGAGATCGAGATACTCAGATCACTTTACCACAACAATATTGTCAAATACAAGGGGTGCTGTACTGAACTGG GAGGACAGGTGGTTCAGTTAATCATGGAGTATCTACCACTGGGAAGCCTCAGAGAGTACCTGCCCAAACATCGGCTGGGAATTGCGCAGTGTCTCTTGTTTGCGCAGCAGATCTGTATG GGCATGGACTATCTGCACTTGAAACGCTACGTCCACCGGGATTTAGCTGCACGGAATGTTTTGGTGGAGAATGAAGGTGTGGTTAAGATCGGTGACTTCGGCTTGACGAAGTACATTCCCGAAGGAGAGGTCTACTATCGTGTTCGTGAGGACGGAGACAGCCCTGTGTTCTG gtATGCCATTGAGTGCCTGAAGGAGAGCAAGTTTTCCTTCGCGTCTGATGTTTGGTCCTTTGCAGTAACCCTCTATGAGATTTTAACCCACTGCAACCATCGCCAAAGCCCCCCTTCG AAATTCTTTGAGATGATGGGATTGGTCCAAGGTCAAATGACTGTGGTTAAACTTATTAGCCTCCTGGAGAAAAATGAGAGATTGCCATGTCCTCGAGACTGTCCTCGTGAG GTCTATTTACTGATGGAGCAGTGCTGGGATTTCTACCCCGCGCAGCGTCCATCGTTCAGTTCCCTGGCTGAGTCTCTGAAGGACATCCTGCAAACCTACAAACAGCAACCGTCTGTGCAGCTCGCTCAGCTCAACCATTGCTGA
- the raver1 gene encoding ribonucleoprotein PTB-binding 1 isoform X2: MAAAVSVSSAARDEKSLTAANFAANPLFKSYDQAAEPETWRFEPAKHVDADTGDEGSPTASDCPRRLDDEPTALGPEEITSRLERTRREFYNRRKIIIKNLPADISNQEVHELLSNYDLKYCFVDKYKGTAFVTLLNGEQAQFAIKEFHQYVLRDREISVQLQPTDALLCIANLPRAFTQQQFEELVRPFGNIERCFLVHSANTGHSKGYGFVEYMKKDSAARAKSELLGKQLGSRMLYVHWTEVGSLTFPMLHSRCLCVDRLPQNILTAQDLHSVLTDTHAPVFCQLAQGQDCNFRRFAVLEFSTPEMAEDVQRLNDGRALGGAHIRVSFCAPGPPGRSMLAALIAAQTMALNRGKGLLPEPSAMQILTGLNNPATLKMLLASLNPGHKQGLLGAAPAVPLLANPALSAALMQLLLQNQVQQQALLGNPLLWAHILHNKEYSLLPCTGLLNENPLAALPLQGINMLGDMPQGNIASTLGLQNETLGPIKQPSLSRPLGRENETPATPIGFPPAASPALQGLSLPLLSGMLGADGQTLAGASILGEPPKEVGVSQNPFLSAPSIFPSSGASTRAHPYRKRAALGNTSNQRTNHGIHSNYSLRFQESCTPEFSLHQDPLSHLYEQQEVLEDAALASYGLQHSRHTGFSDAGSPFTYPPSPPQSSYFSFGAHTNIPSTQLNKAVGMPPVTHSSLFSAAPGAGVKTPVGGQKRLFSRLIPSPEPSPEGGYVGQHSQGLGGHYADSYLKRKRIF, translated from the exons ATGGCGGCCGCGGTATCCGTTAGCTCAGCTGCCAGAGACGAGAAATCCCTCACTGCTGCCAACTTTGCCGCGAATCCACTCTTTAAAAGTTACGACCAAGCAGCCGAACCCGAAACCTGGAGGTTTGAACCGGCCAAACACGTTGACGCGGACACCGGTGATGAGGGTTCACCGACGGCCAGCGACTGTCCGCGACGGCTCGATGATGAACCGACGGCCCTCGGTCCAGAAGAGATTACTAGTCGTCTGGAAAGAACGAGAAGAGAGTTTTATAATCGGCGAAAAATAATTATCAAGAACCTTCCCGCCGATATCAGCAATCAG gaGGTGCATGAGCTGTTAAGTAACTATGATTTGAAGTACTGCTTTGTGGACAAATACAAAGGAACAG CCTTTGTGACACTGCTGAATGGTGAGCAGGCCCAGTTTGCGATAAAGGAGTTTCACCAATATGTTCTCCGTGACCGTGAGATCTCTGTGCAGCTGCAGCCAACGGACGCTCTGCTGTGTATCGCCAACCTTCCCAGGGCTTTCACCCAGCAACAGTTTGAGGAGCTTGTTCGCCCCTTCGGAAACATTGAGCGCTGCTTCCTGGTGCACAGTGCCAACACGGGCCACTCGAAGGGCTATGGCTTTGTGGAGTACATGAAGAAGGACTCTGCAGCCCGGGCGAAGTCAGAGCTGCTGGGGAAGCAGCTCGGGTCACGAATGCTGTATGTACACTGGACAGAGGTTGGCTCGCTCACGTTTCCCATGCTGCACTCGCGCTGCCTCTGTGTGGACCGACTACCTCAAAACATCCTCACTGCTCAGGATCTCCACAGTGTGCTAACAGACACACACGCTCCCGTTTTCTGCCAG CTTGCTCAGGGTCAGGATTGTAATTTTAGGCGGTTTGCAGTGCTAGAGTTCTCCACGCCTGAGATGGCTGAGGATGTGCAGCGACTGAACGATGGCAGAGCTCTTGGTGGCGCTCACATACGTGTGTCCTTCTGTGCCCCAGGACCACCAGGAAGAAGCATGCTAGCTGCCCTCATCGCCGCACAGACCATG GCCTTGAACAGAGGAAAAGGTCTCCTTCCTGAACCCAGCGCCATGCAGATCCTTACTGGCCTCAACAACCCTGCTACACTGAAGATGCTGCTGGCGTCCCTTAACCCAGGGCATAAACAAG GCCTGCTGGGAGCTGCGCCCGCTGTACCTCTGCTGGCAAATCCTGCCCTCTCTGCTGCCCTCATGCAGCTGCTGCTCCAGAACCAAGTCCAACAG CAAGCTCTTTTAGGGAATCCTCTTCTTTGGGCACACATTCTGCACAATAAAGAGTACAGTCTTCTCCCTTGT ACTGGACTGCTGAATGAAAATCCTCTCGCTGCTCTTCCTCTTCAAGGCATTAACATGTTAGGAGATATGCCTCAAG GCAATATTGCTTCAACACTGGGCTTGCAGAATGAAACTCTTGGACCCATCAAGCAACCATCCCTCAGCCGACCTCTTGGGAGAGAGAACGAGACCCCAGCCACACCGATAGGCTTTCCCCCGGCAGCCTCTCCGGCATTGCAAGGACTGAGTTTGCCCCTCTTGAGTGGGATGTTGGGAGCAGATGGGCAGACTTTAGCAGGG GCATCTATATTGGGCGAGCCTCCGAAAGAAGTTGGTGTATCCCAGAACCCTTTTCTCAGTGCTCCTAGCATATTTCCATCTTCAG GTGCCAGCACAAGGGCTCACCCCTACAGGAAGAGAGCGGCGCTTGGCAACACGTCTAACCAACGCACAAACCATGGCATCCACTCGAACTACAGCCTGCGTTTCCAGGAGTCTTGTACACCAGAGTTCTCTCTGCACCAG GACCCCTTGTCTCATTTGTATGAGCAGCAGGAGGTTCTGGAAGATGCAGCACTTGCCAGCTATGGCTTGCAG CACTCCAGGCACACAGGCTTCAGCGACGCAGGATCTCCATTCACCTACCCACCCAGCCCCCCTCAGTCCTCTTATTTCAGCTTTGGAGCCCATACAAACATCCCTTCCACCCAGCTAAATAAG gCTGTTGGAATGCCTCCAGTGACTCATTCCAGCCTATTTTCTGCTGCACCTGGCGCCGGtgtgaag ACGCCGGTCGGTGGGCAGAAGCGTCTGTTCTCCCGTCTCATCCCGTCTCCAGAGCCCAGTCCAGAGGGTGGATATGTAGGTCAGCACTCTCAGGGTCTCGGGGGGCACTACGCCGACTCTTACCTGAAACGCAAGCGCATCTTTTGA